Proteins encoded in a region of the Vicia villosa cultivar HV-30 ecotype Madison, WI linkage group LG5, Vvil1.0, whole genome shotgun sequence genome:
- the LOC131603397 gene encoding uncharacterized protein LOC131603397 isoform X1 has translation MARPLERIADINDKKELWKVAVRVHHKWMVVSNNKEHFEMIFIDKEGDDIHAVVTTTHMAAFYDKIAQDHTYTVSNFKVQPNVSTFKPSSHKFMVKFTGGTSVGDDDKHEIPPKPLKFTSFSDIITGRFKKDVLIDIIGMVDSIGFSVAQSGAKKQQVNLVLRDHSNNTLNCTLWESYADQFIKFNQDRVNASAPTVVLLQYAKVKEEGKFPLSVTNTYNVTMLYLDADFLPIKEFIDNIPKDLVVSVSGQLSCNSQLTSQGSENTQQTPVQKLLSKAVVMPLTEITKLTDITFCATVAETKILVASPFGWYYRACHLCPRVARGDKPPFLCEAGHSTEAEIFRYKIEIEVCYSGKSCNFVFWDRECAQILDLSAAQMRDTMIQAGIHDPLEFPLALDAMLNLEMAFKVKWHPRWKNCSVVMILRDDPFIKQLKAPWELPLQKAAGNVPSKTSELLQIKESVDEARTEAPEECDLVTDLEITSKHNPDPITPTSKRQLPDGSSESTTFEGLSEGELSSNKLKKIIKMEKKD, from the exons ATGGCCAGACCTTTAGAGAGAATCGCCGATATCAACGACAAGAAGGAGCTATGGAAGGTTGCTGTCAGGGTGCACCACAAATGGATGGTTGTCTCCAACAACAAAGAGCACTTTGAGATGATATTCATAGACAAAGAG GGGGATGATATACATGCTGTGGTGACAACAACCCATATGGCTGCGTTCTATGACAAAATAGCACAGGACCATACTTACACGGTGTCGAACTTCAAAGTTCAGCCAAATGTGTCGACTTTCAAACCATCGTCGCACAAGTTTATGGTGAAGTTTACCGGAGGAACATCCGTTGGTGATGACGATAAACACGAAATACCACCCAAACCACTGAAATTTACAAGTTTTTCTGATATCATCACTGGCAGGTTTAAAAAAGATGTACTGATAG ACATCATAGGAATGGTGGATAGCATTGGATTTTCGGTGGCACAATCAGGGGCTAAAAAACAACAAGTTAATTTAGTGCTACGTGACCACAG CAACAACACCTTGAACTGCACTCTTTGGGAGTCCTATGCTGACCAATTCATCAAGTTCAATCAGGATCGGGTGAATGCGTCTGCACCAACTGTGGTCCTGCTTCAATATGCAAAAGTCAAGGAAGAGG GGAAGTTTCCACTGTCCGTCACAAACACTTACAACGTTACGATGCTCTACCTGGATGCTGATTTTCTTCCAATCAAAGAGTTTATAGACAA CATCCCTAAAGATTTGGTGGTTAGTGTGTCTGGACAACTAAGTTGTAATTCTCAGCTTACCTCACAAGGCTCCGAAAATACTCAACAAACTCCTGTTCAGAAGTTACTATCTAAGGCCGTTGTTATGCCTCTCACTGAGATTACCAAACTTACTGAC ATCACATTTTGCGCTACTGTTGCCGAAACTAAAATTTTAGTAGCATCTCCATTTGGCTGGTATTATCGAGCCTGTCATTTATGCCCAAGGGTTGCACGCGGTGACAAACCTCCATTTCTTTGTGAAGCTGGTCATTCCACCGAAGCTGAGATATTTAG GTATAAGATAGAAATTGAAGTTTGCTACTCAGGGAAAAGTTGTAACTTTGTTTTCTGGGACAGAGAATGTGCACAGATTTTGGATTTATCTGCTGCTCAGATGCGCGACACCATGATTCAG GCTGGAATTCATGATCCATTAGAATTTCCACTGGCACTCGATGCGATGTTGAATTTGGAGATGGCATTTAAAGTTAAGTGGCATCCGCGTTGGAAAAATTGCTCTGTTGTCATGATCCTAAGAGATGACCCCTTCATCAAACAACTTAAGGCCCCTTGGGAACTTCCCCTGCAG AAGGCAGCTGGAAATGTCCCGTCTAAAACATCGGAGTTGCTGCAG ATTAAAGAGAGTGTTGATGAGGCGAGGACTGAAGCCCCTGAAGAATGTGATTTGGTTACG GATCTTGAGATTACGTCGAAGCATAACCCTGATCCGATAACACCCACGTCTAAAAGACAGCTTCCAGATGGATCAAGTGAATCAACAACTTTTGAAGGATTGTCTGAAGGAGAACTCTCATCGAACAAGCTTAAGAAGATCATCAAAATGGAGAAGAAAGATTAG
- the LOC131603397 gene encoding uncharacterized protein LOC131603397 isoform X2 codes for MARPLERIADINDKKELWKVAVRVHHKWMVVSNNKEHFEMIFIDKEGDDIHAVVTTTHMAAFYDKIAQDHTYTVSNFKVQPNVSTFKPSSHKFMVKFTGGTSVGDDDKHEIPPKPLKFTSFSDIITGRFKKDVLIDIIGMVDSIGFSVAQSGAKKQQVNLVLRDHSNNTLNCTLWESYADQFIKFNQDRVNASAPTVVLLQYAKVKEEGKFPLSVTNTYNVTMLYLDADFLPIKEFIDNIPKDLVVSVSGQLSCNSQLTSQGSENTQQTPVQKLLSKAVVMPLTEITKLTDITFCATVAETKILVASPFGWYYRACHLCPRVARGDKPPFLCEAGHSTEAEIFRYKIEIEVCYSGKSCNFVFWDRECAQILDLSAAQMRDTMIQAGIHDPLEFPLALDAMLNLEMAFKVKWHPRWKNCSVVMILRDDPFIKQLKAPWELPLQAAGNVPSKTSELLQIKESVDEARTEAPEECDLVTDLEITSKHNPDPITPTSKRQLPDGSSESTTFEGLSEGELSSNKLKKIIKMEKKD; via the exons ATGGCCAGACCTTTAGAGAGAATCGCCGATATCAACGACAAGAAGGAGCTATGGAAGGTTGCTGTCAGGGTGCACCACAAATGGATGGTTGTCTCCAACAACAAAGAGCACTTTGAGATGATATTCATAGACAAAGAG GGGGATGATATACATGCTGTGGTGACAACAACCCATATGGCTGCGTTCTATGACAAAATAGCACAGGACCATACTTACACGGTGTCGAACTTCAAAGTTCAGCCAAATGTGTCGACTTTCAAACCATCGTCGCACAAGTTTATGGTGAAGTTTACCGGAGGAACATCCGTTGGTGATGACGATAAACACGAAATACCACCCAAACCACTGAAATTTACAAGTTTTTCTGATATCATCACTGGCAGGTTTAAAAAAGATGTACTGATAG ACATCATAGGAATGGTGGATAGCATTGGATTTTCGGTGGCACAATCAGGGGCTAAAAAACAACAAGTTAATTTAGTGCTACGTGACCACAG CAACAACACCTTGAACTGCACTCTTTGGGAGTCCTATGCTGACCAATTCATCAAGTTCAATCAGGATCGGGTGAATGCGTCTGCACCAACTGTGGTCCTGCTTCAATATGCAAAAGTCAAGGAAGAGG GGAAGTTTCCACTGTCCGTCACAAACACTTACAACGTTACGATGCTCTACCTGGATGCTGATTTTCTTCCAATCAAAGAGTTTATAGACAA CATCCCTAAAGATTTGGTGGTTAGTGTGTCTGGACAACTAAGTTGTAATTCTCAGCTTACCTCACAAGGCTCCGAAAATACTCAACAAACTCCTGTTCAGAAGTTACTATCTAAGGCCGTTGTTATGCCTCTCACTGAGATTACCAAACTTACTGAC ATCACATTTTGCGCTACTGTTGCCGAAACTAAAATTTTAGTAGCATCTCCATTTGGCTGGTATTATCGAGCCTGTCATTTATGCCCAAGGGTTGCACGCGGTGACAAACCTCCATTTCTTTGTGAAGCTGGTCATTCCACCGAAGCTGAGATATTTAG GTATAAGATAGAAATTGAAGTTTGCTACTCAGGGAAAAGTTGTAACTTTGTTTTCTGGGACAGAGAATGTGCACAGATTTTGGATTTATCTGCTGCTCAGATGCGCGACACCATGATTCAG GCTGGAATTCATGATCCATTAGAATTTCCACTGGCACTCGATGCGATGTTGAATTTGGAGATGGCATTTAAAGTTAAGTGGCATCCGCGTTGGAAAAATTGCTCTGTTGTCATGATCCTAAGAGATGACCCCTTCATCAAACAACTTAAGGCCCCTTGGGAACTTCCCCTGCAG GCAGCTGGAAATGTCCCGTCTAAAACATCGGAGTTGCTGCAG ATTAAAGAGAGTGTTGATGAGGCGAGGACTGAAGCCCCTGAAGAATGTGATTTGGTTACG GATCTTGAGATTACGTCGAAGCATAACCCTGATCCGATAACACCCACGTCTAAAAGACAGCTTCCAGATGGATCAAGTGAATCAACAACTTTTGAAGGATTGTCTGAAGGAGAACTCTCATCGAACAAGCTTAAGAAGATCATCAAAATGGAGAAGAAAGATTAG